The Staphylothermus marinus F1 genome has a segment encoding these proteins:
- a CDS encoding proton-conducting transporter membrane subunit, translated as MVYQSVAVVAAALAPLLAVISAFMLPLLSSLLSNKRSLFAFIYSETVFLINAFLTILVYLYIHGTNNIIVYLFAGFPAPFGIIYEVDVLGAFFGLLIGLIFPLINIVSYSYLERSSKHNEWYYTLYLGLQAGMLGIAYTGDLFNLFVMLEVMSITAYGLTAYFREKGKPLNATIKYGLFGAVGSTIYFLAVVFLYSGIGTLAMPDAAAASMGLSYFGETTGLALNPFPVLILFAGLAVWAFMIESAVFPHHFWLPDAYSNMPSSVAATMAAVAEGIGAYVIIRILYVIVGIDKVLWLLSLLVILGTVNIIVGGYLMAVSRDAKRIIAYSTILDMGYVMIGIGLATNMGLQSALFYILAHTIVKPLLFIAVGEVEAEYKTTDIDKLEEIGGVDPYIASALLFGGLAVVGIPPLNMFFAKLMLFEAVLDSGIYPLLIVILLGSALSFVGFSRLWFVAIGYRRRSIVGKIARASYSAKVLIILLVLATILTGIFYNYLNEQVLSRIVESMFSSQFRYEYVKTAYDYLSQMLLRGG; from the coding sequence ATGGTCTACCAATCAGTTGCGGTTGTAGCAGCCGCTTTAGCCCCATTATTAGCTGTGATTTCCGCATTTATGCTTCCACTTCTTTCATCTTTATTATCTAATAAGAGATCATTATTTGCATTTATTTATTCAGAAACCGTATTTCTAATAAATGCATTTCTTACAATACTTGTTTACCTATATATACATGGTACAAATAATATTATCGTATATTTATTTGCAGGTTTTCCAGCCCCCTTCGGCATAATATATGAAGTAGATGTTCTTGGTGCTTTCTTCGGCTTATTAATTGGTTTGATCTTTCCATTAATAAATATTGTCTCATATAGTTATCTTGAGAGAAGCTCTAAGCATAATGAATGGTATTATACCTTATATCTAGGTTTACAAGCTGGAATGCTGGGAATAGCCTATACAGGTGATCTCTTCAACTTATTCGTAATGTTAGAAGTAATGAGTATTACAGCGTATGGTTTAACAGCTTATTTCAGAGAAAAAGGTAAGCCCTTAAACGCTACTATTAAGTATGGATTATTCGGAGCTGTCGGATCAACTATTTATTTCTTAGCCGTCGTATTCCTATATAGCGGTATAGGAACCCTGGCTATGCCTGATGCAGCCGCTGCTAGTATGGGTTTAAGCTATTTCGGAGAAACTACTGGTTTAGCTCTTAATCCTTTTCCCGTTCTCATATTATTTGCTGGACTAGCTGTTTGGGCTTTCATGATTGAATCAGCTGTTTTCCCTCATCATTTCTGGTTGCCAGATGCTTATTCTAATATGCCCTCATCCGTTGCCGCGACAATGGCTGCAGTTGCTGAGGGGATAGGGGCATATGTGATTATAAGAATATTATATGTTATTGTGGGGATTGATAAGGTACTGTGGCTCTTATCTTTGCTAGTAATCCTAGGCACAGTGAACATTATTGTTGGAGGATACTTGATGGCTGTATCCAGGGATGCTAAAAGGATAATTGCATATAGCACTATTCTCGATATGGGATACGTAATGATCGGTATTGGCTTGGCTACCAATATGGGGTTACAATCTGCGCTATTCTATATTCTTGCGCATACAATAGTTAAGCCACTATTATTTATTGCTGTTGGTGAAGTTGAAGCTGAATACAAGACTACAGATATTGATAAATTAGAGGAGATCGGAGGAGTTGATCCATATATTGCTTCAGCATTATTATTTGGTGGACTTGCAGTTGTAGGTATACCTCCACTTAACATGTTCTTTGCAAAGTTAATGTTGTTTGAAGCGGTTCTTGATTCAGGAATTTATCCATTACTTATAGTTATCTTACTTGGATCAGCGTTATCATTCGTAGGCTTCTCTAGATTATGGTTTGTGGCGATAGGTTATAGGAGGCGCAGTATTGTTGGAAAAATAGCTAGAGCCTCGTATTCTGCTAAAGTATTGATTATATTATTGGTTTTAGCAACTATATTAACCGGTATTTTCTATAATTACTTAAATGAACAAGTATTGTCTCGGATAGTGGAATCAATGTTTTCTTCACAGTTTAGATATGAATATGTTAAAACTGCTTATGATTATCTATCTCAAATGCTTCTAAGAGGTGGTTAA
- a CDS encoding translation initiation factor IF-2 subunit alpha, with amino-acid sequence MPIPRKELPNVGEYVIATVKEIFDYGAYVTLDEYNGLEAYLPWSEVASRWVRNIRDVIRENQKIVVKVIRVNRRRKTVDVSLKKVPENEKRRKMLWWKRYLKASKIVELVAEKIGKSIEDAYREVVWKLEDYYGDPLLGLEEAVIRGPDALREAGIPEEWIEPLYNEALRHVKVKMVKIRGLMFLRSYESDGVERIKKILLSAKEILDKVGDNVKGRIYLLGSPRYVIEIIAPDYKEAEKVLKEILTTTEKLAKELKVEFRFERERK; translated from the coding sequence ATGCCTATACCCAGAAAAGAATTACCAAATGTTGGAGAATATGTTATAGCAACAGTTAAGGAGATCTTTGATTATGGAGCCTATGTTACGCTAGATGAATATAATGGTTTAGAAGCATATTTGCCGTGGAGCGAAGTGGCTTCTAGGTGGGTTAGAAATATTCGCGACGTTATACGTGAAAACCAGAAAATAGTTGTTAAAGTGATCCGAGTTAATAGGCGCAGGAAAACTGTTGATGTATCGTTAAAGAAGGTTCCTGAAAATGAGAAGAGAAGAAAAATGTTGTGGTGGAAAAGATATCTGAAAGCATCTAAGATAGTAGAGCTTGTTGCCGAGAAAATAGGTAAGAGCATTGAAGATGCTTATAGAGAGGTTGTGTGGAAACTTGAAGACTATTATGGTGATCCATTATTGGGGCTTGAAGAAGCTGTTATCAGAGGACCAGATGCTTTACGCGAGGCAGGTATTCCGGAAGAATGGATCGAACCATTATATAATGAGGCTCTAAGACATGTTAAAGTCAAGATGGTAAAGATAAGAGGATTAATGTTTCTGAGAAGCTATGAATCAGACGGTGTTGAGAGAATAAAGAAAATATTGTTATCAGCTAAAGAAATTCTTGATAAAGTAGGAGATAACGTGAAGGGGAGAATATACCTATTGGGATCTCCACGATATGTTATAGAGATAATAGCTCCAGATTATAAGGAGGCTGAAAAAGTATTAAAGGAAATATTGACAACCACCGAGAAATTAGCAAAGGAGTTAAAGGTAGAATTTAGGTTTGAGCGTGAAAGGAAATGA
- a CDS encoding RNA-protein complex protein Nop10 — MRWLMRKCIRCGRYTLNHDRCPYCGGELIVPHPPRFSPEDKYVAYRLEMKIKTGILDLNKIPVYDP; from the coding sequence ATGAGATGGTTAATGCGTAAATGCATTAGATGCGGCAGATATACTCTTAACCATGATCGTTGCCCATATTGTGGCGGAGAACTTATTGTTCCCCATCCTCCAAGATTTAGTCCTGAAGATAAATATGTTGCTTATAGGTTAGAAATGAAAATAAAAACTGGGATACTAGACCTAAATAAGATTCCTGTATATGATCCCTGA
- a CDS encoding NADH-quinone oxidoreductase subunit C: MEIDKELIEKLPDKYKNSFSIEGTDTGKRIEITIEPQDLCKVLPAIKDAGYDHFIGITVIDYPDENVFELVYLIDSISKNGQLVAIRTKLPRDNPVIDTASFIYPLAYYQEIEAYEFFGVRFNNHDGLRKWILEDNWQGPPPFRKDIDTRDIVLKLYYGGKRYERPVQKRSLGGYSLMEKGGEK; this comes from the coding sequence ATGGAGATAGATAAGGAGCTTATAGAGAAGTTGCCGGATAAGTATAAGAATAGTTTCTCTATTGAAGGCACTGATACAGGTAAGCGTATAGAGATAACTATTGAGCCTCAAGACTTGTGCAAGGTTCTTCCAGCTATTAAGGATGCTGGGTATGATCACTTCATCGGGATAACTGTGATTGATTATCCTGACGAGAATGTTTTCGAGCTTGTATACTTAATAGATTCTATATCTAAGAATGGACAATTAGTAGCTATTAGAACAAAATTGCCCAGAGACAATCCAGTTATCGATACTGCATCCTTTATTTATCCTTTAGCATATTATCAAGAAATCGAAGCATACGAGTTCTTCGGTGTAAGATTCAATAATCATGATGGTCTCCGTAAATGGATTCTAGAAGATAATTGGCAGGGACCCCCGCCTTTCAGAAAAGATATTGATACAAGAGATATTGTTTTGAAACTCTACTATGGTGGCAAAAGATATGAAAGACCTGTTCAGAAAAGGAGCCTCGGCGGATATAGCTTAATGGAGAAGGGTGGAGAGAAATGA
- a CDS encoding DNA polymerase sliding clamp: MRLRFADARAWRYAMNAIGKIIDEGAYKIQENGIRLRAIDPSRIVMVDFYIPREGLLEYEFDKEETIGVNMEDLTKILRRAVKGDELELRTLEAGRLAVIFLGRGTRMFIIPSLETIAEELPELKIPFTVKAKMLPSTFRDVVKELEPISDAIEFRAIKDEQKIIAKASGDIVEAEIELSIENGALIDFEASEDARAIYTIDYLSDISGASQAAEELTFEFATAVPCKIEYTLPQEGRLTFYVAPRVE, translated from the coding sequence ATGAGGCTTAGATTCGCTGATGCTCGTGCTTGGCGTTATGCTATGAACGCTATTGGTAAAATAATAGATGAGGGAGCATATAAGATCCAGGAAAACGGTATTAGGCTCCGAGCTATTGATCCATCAAGAATAGTTATGGTTGACTTCTATATTCCCCGCGAAGGACTACTAGAATACGAATTCGATAAAGAAGAAACTATAGGAGTCAATATGGAGGATTTAACAAAAATTCTGAGAAGAGCTGTTAAAGGAGATGAGCTAGAGCTTCGAACACTAGAGGCTGGAAGATTAGCAGTAATTTTTCTAGGACGTGGAACAAGAATGTTTATTATACCAAGCCTAGAAACAATCGCTGAAGAATTACCCGAACTAAAAATACCGTTTACAGTTAAAGCCAAAATGTTGCCTTCAACTTTTAGAGATGTGGTTAAGGAATTAGAGCCTATAAGTGATGCTATAGAGTTTAGAGCTATTAAGGATGAACAGAAAATTATAGCGAAAGCTTCGGGGGACATTGTTGAAGCGGAAATAGAATTAAGCATTGAAAATGGTGCGCTCATAGATTTTGAGGCTTCAGAAGATGCTAGAGCAATATATACTATAGATTACTTATCAGATATCTCCGGAGCATCACAAGCAGCTGAGGAGCTAACATTCGAGTTTGCAACAGCTGTTCCATGCAAAATAGAATATACTCTTCCACAAGAGGGAAGGTTAACATTCTATGTCGCGCCAAGAGTCGAGTAA
- a CDS encoding transcription factor S, translating to MKPVRKGDTYYLVCTRCGYRVKATEKDLKLYRISVKIEHSNKEKTVVVDEEERLRGLPITREVTCPKCGYHEAYYWIVQTRAADEPPTRFYKCRRCGYVWREYE from the coding sequence ATGAAGCCTGTAAGGAAGGGAGACACATATTATTTAGTATGTACTAGATGTGGATATAGAGTAAAAGCTACGGAGAAGGATCTGAAACTTTACCGTATATCTGTTAAGATCGAGCATAGTAATAAGGAGAAAACTGTTGTTGTAGATGAGGAGGAACGATTACGGGGACTACCTATTACTAGAGAAGTGACTTGTCCTAAATGCGGTTATCATGAGGCATATTATTGGATAGTTCAAACAAGAGCTGCTGACGAACCACCCACAAGATTCTATAAGTGTAGAAGATGTGGTTATGTTTGGAGGGAATATGAATGA
- a CDS encoding DNA primase small subunit domain-containing protein, translating into MSRQESSNKFFIKKILREYYSRKPLEEPLYIHKREIAIHSLEDEAYIRHLSFPSITHLYNFILNEKTPLHLYYSSAYYESPSVNKMELKGWIGSDLMFDLDSDHYPGCDKILSICIEENTIYDGKIKTCPKTESKPVIHPLIKTECIQKAYRDALRIKYILEDELGLKNIKIYFSGNRGFHVKVIDEKIWDLESDERREIASYISLENFDINKLFPVIGKRKKYVIITRNEHGIRKRVLDYVIKNNIVNGNELFIKLPLKLLEETINDLTIPIDIVVTMDISRLSRFGNSINGKSGLITKLIEPLDNYEFDINDFCPWSGNIVVKPLIDISGLQVFDEKIDLKRGVKKILDSKIAVYLTLKGIVKIISDEKLVIKNV; encoded by the coding sequence ATGTCGCGCCAAGAGTCGAGTAATAAGTTTTTCATCAAAAAAATCCTTAGAGAATATTATTCGCGGAAACCATTAGAGGAACCACTGTATATTCATAAGAGAGAAATAGCTATTCACAGTCTTGAGGATGAAGCATATATTAGGCATTTATCTTTTCCTTCAATAACTCATTTATATAATTTTATATTAAACGAGAAAACCCCTCTACATCTCTATTATTCATCAGCATATTATGAATCGCCATCAGTTAATAAAATGGAGCTTAAGGGATGGATAGGATCAGATCTAATGTTTGATCTAGACTCCGACCACTATCCAGGATGCGATAAGATCTTATCAATATGCATAGAAGAGAACACAATATATGATGGAAAAATAAAGACGTGCCCAAAAACAGAATCTAAACCAGTAATTCACCCATTAATTAAAACAGAATGCATTCAGAAAGCATACCGAGACGCATTAAGAATCAAGTATATATTAGAAGACGAGCTTGGATTAAAAAATATCAAAATATATTTTTCGGGAAACAGGGGATTCCATGTGAAAGTAATCGATGAGAAAATCTGGGATCTAGAAAGTGATGAAAGACGAGAAATAGCATCTTACATATCACTTGAAAACTTTGATATCAATAAATTATTTCCAGTAATAGGTAAGAGAAAAAAATACGTTATTATCACAAGGAATGAACATGGAATAAGAAAGAGAGTCCTAGACTATGTGATCAAAAACAATATAGTTAATGGAAATGAATTATTTATTAAACTCCCCCTAAAACTTCTGGAAGAAACAATCAATGACCTAACAATACCTATAGATATAGTTGTTACAATGGATATTTCTAGATTATCCAGGTTCGGAAACTCCATAAATGGAAAATCAGGATTAATAACGAAGCTTATAGAGCCATTGGATAATTACGAGTTCGACATAAATGATTTCTGTCCTTGGAGCGGTAATATAGTTGTTAAGCCTCTGATCGATATTTCTGGTTTACAAGTTTTTGATGAAAAAATTGATTTAAAGAGAGGTGTGAAGAAGATTCTCGATTCGAAGATTGCTGTTTATCTTACTTTAAAAGGTATTGTTAAAATAATTAGTGATGAAAAATTGGTGATTAAAAATGTATGA
- a CDS encoding NADH-quinone oxidoreductase subunit B, translating into MSGKKKFKLGFAEWVRSRSIWMIHYCSACGAIELPPNMMAPLDAERWGIMPAPSPRQADVLVIMGYVTKKTLKVLMRLYHQMPEPRYVMVGCNCPATGGLYWDSYSTVKAVDEFLPVDVWVPGCMPRAEDWLQGFLKLRKKISEGRIVNPRPVEEPGELEELIYREIEMREKMMAKVRG; encoded by the coding sequence ATGAGTGGAAAGAAAAAGTTCAAGCTAGGATTCGCTGAATGGGTTAGGAGTAGAAGTATTTGGATGATACATTACTGTTCAGCATGTGGAGCAATAGAGTTGCCACCCAATATGATGGCTCCACTAGATGCTGAAAGATGGGGTATTATGCCTGCGCCTTCTCCTAGGCAAGCAGATGTTCTAGTAATAATGGGTTATGTTACGAAGAAAACCTTAAAGGTCCTGATGAGGCTTTATCATCAAATGCCCGAGCCCCGATATGTTATGGTTGGATGTAACTGTCCAGCAACCGGTGGATTATACTGGGATAGCTACTCAACTGTTAAAGCTGTAGATGAATTTTTGCCTGTTGATGTATGGGTTCCAGGTTGTATGCCTAGAGCAGAGGATTGGCTTCAAGGATTTTTAAAGTTGAGAAAGAAGATCAGTGAGGGCAGAATAGTTAATCCTAGACCGGTGGAGGAGCCTGGAGAACTCGAGGAGCTCATTTATAGAGAGATTGAAATGCGTGAAAAGATGATGGCTAAAGTAAGGGGTTAA